The Methyloferula stellata AR4 genome includes a window with the following:
- a CDS encoding class I SAM-dependent methyltransferase: MTHKFQSDAMLIRRRGNDQRSDQDIVDAYVFERRLSDKLRTASAEERPQLYIDVYREFYEVMSAEQGESDTARELHERARDERNSIRLKSFRRYINPQTDFLEVAANDGTLSYMVAPHVRIAYATDVQDVVIDYGKAPKNFRYLKCDGILIPLPDESVDFVYSDQFMEHLHPDDMIAQMKEVLRILRPGGLYRCNTPSRVTGPHDVSGYFDDVATGFHLKEYDYASIVTAFKQSGFRKVWLFASGGGREIQIPFWFGRLFDKIMTSLPQSLRRKLRHLRIIRGLAGLCVVGVK, translated from the coding sequence ATGACCCATAAATTTCAAAGCGACGCGATGCTGATACGCAGGCGCGGCAATGATCAGCGCTCCGATCAAGATATCGTTGATGCATATGTTTTTGAGCGCCGCTTGTCTGATAAATTGCGCACCGCTTCCGCGGAGGAACGGCCTCAACTTTATATTGATGTTTATCGCGAGTTCTATGAGGTCATGTCCGCCGAGCAAGGCGAAAGTGACACGGCCCGCGAACTCCACGAAAGGGCTCGCGACGAGCGTAATTCGATTCGATTGAAGTCTTTCCGTCGCTATATCAATCCTCAAACCGACTTCTTGGAGGTCGCGGCTAACGACGGGACGCTTAGCTACATGGTGGCGCCGCATGTACGGATCGCCTACGCCACCGATGTCCAGGATGTCGTCATTGATTATGGCAAAGCGCCGAAGAATTTTCGATATCTAAAATGCGACGGCATATTGATCCCGCTTCCTGATGAATCGGTGGATTTCGTCTATTCAGACCAATTCATGGAGCATCTGCATCCTGACGACATGATCGCGCAAATGAAGGAGGTTTTGCGGATCTTACGGCCAGGCGGATTGTATCGCTGTAACACGCCGAGCCGGGTGACCGGGCCGCATGATGTGAGCGGCTATTTTGATGATGTAGCAACCGGCTTTCATCTCAAAGAATATGACTATGCGTCCATCGTTACCGCATTCAAGCAATCTGGATTCCGCAAGGTGTGGCTATTTGCGTCCGGCGGGGGACGCGAAATTCAAATTCCTTTTTGGTTCGGCCGTCTGTTCGATAAGATTATGACGTCTCTTCCCCAATCCCTTCGGCGGAAACTGCGACACCTACGGATTATACGCGGCTTGGCTGGATTGTGCGTGGTTGGGGTCAAATAG
- a CDS encoding endo-1,4-beta-xylanase: MMDLTRRTYLAGLATLALMPPRPSAAESYCNDKSGAAYAAPKPVLPLGDISPRTLWGVALASPALYDESLVQAISAERPKFLAIANALKFGNLYPEPADIDASEGKSWRECDDIVALAKRLRVPLRGDCLAWNEWLPKWLVDLAQRRDERSKDTVMQIYQRHFQNVFAHFRRLETSNDMTLLRWCGVINEPFNPWIEENGAPAWRKGAWLNAFGLASDGIPLYIHQAFVFGERFGSNAISLFLNETYCDNDRFGPKVRLALLRLVDALQRAGRKVDAIGLECHLMPQWMNEPDKPDWKPFVGFIRELARRNVEIYITELDVNDCSLNSVAERDAQVAAYMDSFVTAALQVPAVTMVTNWDLSDKYSWLRGDASPSDVFPSLGGWANCVSHPSCPRPDPYDQNMHPKAARDALARALGVR, translated from the coding sequence ATGATGGATTTGACGAGACGAACGTATCTGGCGGGCCTCGCAACATTGGCCCTCATGCCTCCTAGGCCAAGCGCAGCGGAGAGTTATTGCAATGACAAGAGCGGCGCCGCGTATGCTGCGCCAAAGCCCGTTTTGCCGCTTGGCGATATCTCGCCGCGGACACTTTGGGGCGTGGCGCTTGCATCTCCGGCTCTCTACGATGAATCACTTGTTCAGGCAATTTCGGCGGAGCGGCCGAAATTTCTCGCGATTGCCAATGCCTTGAAATTCGGCAATCTTTATCCGGAGCCAGCGGATATCGACGCCAGCGAAGGCAAGAGCTGGCGCGAATGCGATGATATTGTCGCGCTTGCAAAACGTCTGCGCGTACCTCTCCGCGGTGATTGCCTTGCTTGGAACGAGTGGCTGCCAAAATGGCTTGTCGACCTTGCTCAGCGGCGTGATGAGCGTTCCAAGGACACGGTCATGCAGATCTATCAGAGGCACTTTCAAAATGTCTTTGCGCACTTCAGGCGGTTGGAGACGTCCAACGACATGACCCTACTGCGCTGGTGCGGCGTCATCAACGAACCGTTCAATCCGTGGATAGAAGAAAACGGGGCACCAGCTTGGCGTAAAGGCGCGTGGCTGAACGCGTTCGGTCTCGCGTCTGACGGCATACCGCTTTACATTCATCAGGCCTTTGTTTTCGGTGAGCGCTTCGGATCAAATGCCATATCGCTCTTTTTGAATGAGACTTATTGCGATAACGACCGGTTCGGCCCGAAGGTCAGGTTAGCCCTGCTCCGGTTGGTCGATGCGTTGCAACGAGCCGGCAGAAAAGTCGATGCCATAGGCCTCGAATGCCACCTCATGCCGCAATGGATGAACGAACCCGATAAGCCGGATTGGAAACCCTTTGTCGGATTTATAAGAGAGCTAGCGCGCCGAAACGTGGAAATTTACATAACCGAGCTTGATGTTAACGACTGCTCGCTCAACTCTGTTGCTGAGCGCGACGCGCAGGTCGCTGCTTATATGGACTCTTTTGTCACGGCCGCTTTGCAGGTCCCAGCGGTTACAATGGTGACCAACTGGGATCTATCAGACAAATACTCTTGGCTGCGTGGCGATGCATCTCCTTCGGATGTCTTTCCGTCTCTGGGCGGCTGGGCGAATTGCGTTTCACACCCATCCTGTCCTCGCCCGGATCCCTATGATCAAAACATGCATCCGAAAGCTGCAAGAGACGCATTGGCCAGAGCGCTTGGTGTCAGGTGA
- a CDS encoding MOSC and FAD-binding oxidoreductase domain-containing protein, protein MARLLSVNVGLPRDIEWQGKTVHSAVWKTPVQGRRMARRLNLDGDGQGDLAGHGGEHRAVFVYQIESYRYWQNQLGRNDYTYGQFGENFTVEGLADTEVCIGDHYQIGDALFEVTQPRVTCYRVGIRMNEPQMAALLVSHGRPGFYFRVLKEGEVGAGAEIAKVEAGPEGMTVAEINALLYLPGHPASGLERALRIPALSAGWRSSLEALLDRERKGNGTTGNPGLGPPTGSPPAWRGFRSLRVSRKLHESSNVTSLVLEPADGEPLATAEAGQFIVLRLGPLPDGSALLRSYSLSGEPSRDRYRISVKREPHGAAGAYIDTQVQAGDSLDVSAPRGSFTLQPGERPVLLVSAGIGATPVLAMLYALAAEQTRREIWWIYGARNGSEHPFAAEVRELLESLPGSHSHIRYSAPNPTDRPSVDFDGVGRVDVDVLKEIGVPPDADVYICGPAAFMSDLVTGLAGSGVIRDRLHTENFGSGPSMTPGIAAVSRRPPHPPEEAAEVGPIVSFTRSNLAVHWGSGFHSLLELAEACDVPVRWSCRTGVCHNCETELISGSVIYQPDPIEPPAEGNLLICCSQPQGDIALDL, encoded by the coding sequence ATGGCGAGGTTGCTCTCAGTTAATGTGGGCCTGCCACGCGACATCGAGTGGCAAGGGAAAACTGTCCACTCCGCGGTTTGGAAAACGCCGGTTCAGGGCCGGCGGATGGCACGACGGCTCAACCTCGATGGAGACGGGCAAGGAGATTTGGCGGGGCACGGTGGCGAACACCGGGCAGTCTTTGTCTATCAGATCGAATCTTATCGTTATTGGCAAAACCAGCTCGGTCGAAATGACTATACCTATGGCCAGTTCGGAGAGAATTTTACCGTCGAGGGACTGGCGGATACTGAAGTGTGCATTGGCGATCATTACCAGATCGGCGACGCCCTGTTCGAAGTGACGCAGCCGCGCGTCACCTGCTATCGCGTCGGCATCCGCATGAACGAGCCGCAGATGGCAGCACTGCTCGTCTCACATGGCAGACCCGGTTTCTATTTCCGGGTTTTGAAGGAAGGCGAAGTCGGCGCCGGCGCCGAAATTGCGAAGGTCGAGGCCGGTCCCGAAGGGATGACCGTCGCCGAGATCAATGCGCTGCTCTATTTGCCGGGTCACCCGGCGAGCGGTCTGGAACGAGCGTTGCGTATCCCGGCATTGAGCGCCGGTTGGCGCAGCTCGTTAGAGGCGCTGCTCGACCGGGAACGGAAAGGCAATGGAACAACCGGTAACCCAGGACTTGGCCCACCGACGGGTTCGCCCCCCGCGTGGCGCGGCTTCCGTTCGTTGCGTGTGTCGCGCAAGCTGCACGAAAGCAGCAATGTCACCTCGCTCGTCCTGGAGCCGGCCGACGGTGAGCCGCTTGCGACCGCCGAGGCGGGGCAGTTTATCGTTTTGCGGCTCGGGCCACTGCCCGATGGGAGCGCACTGCTTCGCAGCTATTCGCTGTCGGGCGAGCCGAGCCGGGATCGCTATCGCATCAGCGTCAAGCGCGAGCCGCATGGCGCCGCCGGGGCTTACATCGATACGCAGGTTCAGGCGGGCGATAGTCTTGATGTAAGCGCCCCGCGTGGCAGCTTCACGTTGCAGCCAGGCGAGCGTCCCGTGCTCCTTGTCAGTGCCGGCATCGGCGCCACTCCGGTCCTCGCAATGCTGTATGCACTGGCCGCCGAGCAAACTCGGAGAGAGATTTGGTGGATTTACGGTGCCCGCAACGGCAGCGAGCATCCATTCGCGGCGGAGGTGCGCGAACTTCTCGAGTCTTTGCCCGGAAGCCATAGCCACATCCGCTACAGTGCGCCAAACCCAACCGATCGGCCGTCTGTCGATTTCGATGGGGTGGGACGCGTGGATGTGGACGTGTTGAAGGAAATCGGCGTCCCGCCCGATGCGGACGTCTATATCTGCGGTCCAGCCGCGTTTATGAGCGATCTCGTCACCGGCCTTGCAGGCTCGGGGGTCATCCGTGACCGCCTGCACACCGAGAATTTCGGGTCGGGCCCGTCGATGACGCCGGGCATCGCCGCGGTCTCGCGGCGGCCGCCGCATCCGCCGGAGGAAGCCGCGGAGGTCGGGCCGATTGTATCCTTTACGCGCAGCAATCTCGCTGTCCACTGGGGTTCCGGGTTCCACAGCCTGCTCGAACTCGCCGAAGCCTGCGATGTGCCGGTGCGCTGGTCGTGCCGCACCGGAGTTTGTCATAACTGCGAGACGGAGCTGATTTCCGGCTCAGTCATCTATCAGCCGGACCCAATCGAACCGCCGGCCGAGGGCAATCTTTTGATCTGCTGCAGCCAGCCCCAAGGTGATATTGCTCTCGATCTTTGA
- a CDS encoding NIPSNAP family protein, producing the protein MLYELRVYTVVPGRMPALLARFKDHTTSIWKKHGIVQVGFWTTLIGNSNAELTYILSWTSLADREAKWTAFQSDPEWLRVREESEKDGPIVASIANQLLTPTSFSALA; encoded by the coding sequence ATGCTCTATGAGTTGCGCGTTTATACCGTCGTGCCGGGGCGCATGCCCGCCTTGCTCGCGCGTTTCAAGGATCACACGACATCCATCTGGAAAAAACATGGGATCGTTCAGGTCGGATTCTGGACGACCTTGATTGGCAATTCCAACGCCGAACTGACCTATATTCTGAGCTGGACTTCTCTCGCCGACCGCGAGGCCAAATGGACCGCGTTTCAGAGCGACCCCGAATGGTTGCGCGTGCGCGAAGAGAGCGAGAAGGACGGCCCAATCGTTGCGAGCATTGCCAATCAGCTTCTCACGCCGACGAGCTTTTCGGCCTTGGCTTAG
- a CDS encoding lytic murein transglycosylase, with protein MSKSRQFKTAAVAAFLMLGCMAGKANAAQCGTNSAGFESWKQQFEAEARAKGVGGTALAALAATHYNHATIGADRGQGGFHVSLESFLARRGGAAIAAQGRGLKRSQAALFASIQQRYGVPPGPLIAIWGMETGFGRVHGNQDALSAVATLAYDCRRSAYFTDQLYAALKLIDRGELSPGARGSMHGEIGQTQFLPKTILEYGTGGSLDNASVALTSTANFLKAHGWQAGAGYQPGEANFAAIQAWNAAPVYERAIAIVGRQIDGD; from the coding sequence ATGTCCAAGAGCAGGCAGTTCAAGACAGCCGCAGTGGCAGCCTTCCTGATGCTCGGCTGCATGGCCGGCAAAGCCAATGCCGCGCAATGCGGTACCAACTCGGCGGGCTTCGAGAGCTGGAAGCAGCAATTCGAAGCGGAAGCGCGGGCCAAGGGCGTCGGCGGCACGGCGCTCGCTGCCCTTGCGGCAACGCATTACAATCACGCGACGATCGGCGCCGATCGCGGGCAGGGCGGCTTCCATGTGTCGCTCGAATCCTTTCTCGCACGGCGCGGCGGCGCCGCCATTGCCGCGCAGGGGCGCGGGCTGAAGCGCTCCCAAGCGGCGCTCTTTGCCTCGATTCAGCAGCGATATGGCGTCCCGCCGGGGCCGCTCATCGCGATCTGGGGCATGGAGACGGGCTTCGGGCGCGTCCATGGGAATCAGGATGCGCTCTCGGCCGTCGCGACGCTCGCCTATGACTGCCGCCGCTCGGCCTATTTCACCGATCAGCTTTACGCCGCGCTGAAACTGATCGACCGCGGAGAGTTGTCGCCCGGCGCGCGCGGTTCGATGCATGGCGAGATCGGCCAGACGCAATTCCTGCCCAAGACCATTCTCGAATATGGCACGGGCGGAAGTCTCGACAATGCCTCCGTGGCGCTGACCTCGACGGCGAATTTCCTGAAAGCGCATGGCTGGCAGGCGGGTGCGGGCTATCAGCCGGGCGAAGCCAATTTCGCCGCGATCCAGGCGTGGAACGCGGCGCCCGTCTATGAGCGGGCGATCGCCATCGTCGGCCGGCAGATCGACGGCGATTAG
- a CDS encoding glutathione S-transferase family protein produces MLTLFSYPELFGVADNNPFGLKIYAFLKLCGLPFRHEHIIDTAQAPRGQLPYLLDGDEKIGDSDVIIAHLIRRYGLTIDDGLTVAQRDTHLLVRRVLDDLYWVMSYSRWKDDQFWPQFRDAFLATHKDMTTAALEAARDYNFKRYFYQGIGRYEPDAAYARGLADLGVLARLVPQDGFVFGAKPTSLDAALYGSIANIYVFEIDTPLRGFVLEHQNLVRHCKAIHAAIAA; encoded by the coding sequence ATGCTGACCTTATTTTCCTACCCCGAGCTCTTCGGCGTTGCCGACAACAACCCCTTCGGGTTGAAAATTTATGCCTTCCTCAAACTCTGCGGTCTGCCGTTCCGGCATGAGCATATCATCGACACGGCGCAGGCGCCGCGCGGGCAATTGCCCTATCTCCTCGATGGCGACGAGAAGATCGGCGACAGCGATGTCATCATCGCACATTTGATCCGGCGCTATGGTCTTACGATCGATGATGGGCTCACCGTCGCGCAGCGCGACACCCATCTTCTGGTCCGCCGCGTGCTCGACGATCTCTATTGGGTGATGTCCTATTCGCGCTGGAAGGACGATCAATTCTGGCCGCAATTCCGCGACGCTTTTCTTGCAACCCATAAGGACATGACTACGGCCGCTTTGGAAGCCGCGCGGGACTATAATTTCAAACGTTACTTCTACCAGGGCATAGGCCGCTATGAACCGGACGCCGCCTATGCCCGCGGCCTCGCCGATCTCGGCGTGCTGGCGCGCCTCGTACCGCAGGACGGCTTCGTATTCGGCGCAAAGCCGACGAGCCTCGATGCGGCGCTTTATGGCTCGATCGCCAATATTTACGTCTTCGAGATCGACACGCCGCTGCGCGGATTCGTTTTGGAACATCAAAACCTCGTCCGGCATTGCAAGGCGATCCACGCCGCCATCGCGGCCTAG
- a CDS encoding DEAD/DEAH box helicase, whose product MTLFKTSPPLARALAERNYADATPVQSAVLTEEAEERDILVSAQTGSGKTVAYGLAIAATILGEDDKLSKAAAPLALIIAPTRELAMQVERELAWLYQYAGAKIVSCVGGMDSRTERRKLADGAHIVIGTPGRLRDHIERRGLIVDELKAVVLDEADEMLDLGFREDLEFILEATPAARRTLLFSATMPKGIAALAKRYQHNALRIEVAGGERGHADIEYRAIRVAPHETEHAVVNLLRFVEAQSAIVFCNTRESVRHLHATLLERGFSAVLLSGELSQHERNQSMQAMRDGRARVCIATDVAARGIDLPNLGLVIHAELPNDAEALQHRSGRTGRAGRKGVSALLVPNARRQRVERLLAEAGVRASWSGPPSVEEIRKLDQERMLQDSILTEPPAEEDFELARLLLAERTPEELGAALIRVYRSRLPALEDVTDPGQGPERREPRGSKNAPGKGPSAKTSKAPRAAFSGEATWFRLDIGRSKNADPKWLLPMLCRKGKISKQDIGVIRIFDTETKVEIAEPVAAQFAANMKRPGGDNIRVERLSGGPEPTGPDAPPKGGKPKRAKEKRDGPAKT is encoded by the coding sequence GTGACCTTGTTCAAGACCAGCCCACCGCTGGCTCGTGCGCTCGCCGAGCGCAATTATGCCGATGCGACACCCGTGCAATCCGCCGTCCTGACAGAGGAAGCGGAAGAAAGGGACATTCTCGTCTCGGCCCAGACAGGCTCCGGCAAGACGGTTGCCTATGGCTTGGCCATCGCCGCGACGATTCTCGGCGAAGACGACAAGTTGAGCAAGGCTGCCGCGCCCCTCGCCCTCATCATCGCGCCGACGCGCGAACTTGCCATGCAGGTCGAACGCGAACTGGCCTGGCTCTATCAATATGCCGGGGCAAAGATCGTCTCTTGCGTCGGCGGCATGGATAGCCGGACCGAGCGCCGCAAGCTCGCAGACGGCGCGCATATCGTCATCGGCACGCCCGGCCGCCTGCGCGATCATATCGAGCGGCGCGGCTTGATTGTGGATGAGCTCAAGGCCGTCGTCCTCGACGAAGCCGACGAAATGCTCGACCTCGGCTTCCGCGAGGATCTCGAATTCATTCTCGAGGCGACGCCCGCCGCCAGACGCACTCTCCTCTTTTCCGCGACCATGCCGAAAGGCATCGCGGCTCTGGCCAAGCGTTATCAGCACAATGCTTTGCGCATCGAGGTCGCTGGCGGCGAGCGCGGTCACGCGGATATCGAATATCGTGCGATCAGGGTCGCTCCGCATGAAACCGAACATGCGGTCGTCAATCTCCTGCGCTTCGTCGAGGCGCAAAGCGCGATCGTGTTTTGCAACACACGCGAATCGGTCAGGCACTTGCACGCGACCTTGCTCGAACGCGGCTTCTCGGCCGTGCTCTTGTCGGGCGAATTGAGTCAGCACGAACGCAATCAATCCATGCAGGCCATGCGCGATGGCCGGGCGCGCGTCTGCATCGCGACAGACGTCGCCGCGCGCGGCATCGATCTGCCCAATCTCGGACTGGTCATTCACGCCGAGCTTCCCAACGATGCCGAAGCGTTGCAGCATCGCAGCGGGCGCACCGGCCGCGCCGGCCGCAAAGGCGTGAGCGCTCTGCTCGTCCCCAACGCGCGGCGCCAGCGCGTCGAACGGCTTTTGGCGGAGGCAGGCGTTCGCGCCTCCTGGAGTGGACCGCCTTCCGTCGAGGAGATCCGCAAGCTCGATCAAGAGCGCATGCTGCAAGATTCGATTCTGACCGAGCCGCCGGCCGAAGAGGATTTCGAGCTCGCAAGATTGCTGCTTGCGGAACGAACGCCCGAAGAACTCGGCGCGGCCTTGATCCGCGTCTATCGCTCGCGCCTGCCAGCCTTGGAGGACGTAACCGATCCCGGCCAAGGCCCGGAGCGCCGCGAGCCGCGCGGATCGAAAAACGCGCCGGGGAAAGGTCCATCGGCCAAGACCTCCAAGGCGCCGCGGGCGGCTTTTTCGGGTGAGGCCACTTGGTTCCGGCTCGATATCGGGCGAAGCAAGAACGCCGATCCGAAATGGCTTTTGCCGATGCTTTGCCGCAAAGGAAAAATCAGCAAACAAGACATCGGCGTGATCCGCATCTTCGACACCGAAACGAAGGTTGAAATCGCGGAGCCGGTCGCGGCGCAATTTGCCGCCAATATGAAACGGCCGGGCGGCGACAATATCCGCGTCGAACGGCTGAGCGGCGGCCCTGAGCCCACGGGCCCGGACGCCCCGCCGAAAGGCGGTAAGCCGAAACGTGCGAAAGAAAAGCGCGACGGCCCAGCAAAGACCTGA
- a CDS encoding chloride channel protein, producing the protein MAIIDSRYIQHLFGLSRIAYKTWRRRFLFLIGGICVGLAAIVMAFLADITQSYFRHMLSLWPYVPFFVTPLGFGFCAYLARNFFPGSQGSGIPQVIAATQVADRTARLRLVSLRVAFGKVLVMMLGFLSGASIGREGPSVQVGAAIMGSFAWLSPYRQNGLLLAGSAAGIAAAFNTPLAGIVFGIEEMSRSFESKTNGLVLGAVIAAGLTSLAIVGDYAYFGSTPAVLPLGPAWAVVPVCGIAGGLSGGLFSRILILFGNGLPGTVGGWIWRHPIVFAILCGLGVAICGFFSGGTVHGTGYEQARAIVHGENTQAFSFASWKFLATIFSSISGIPGGLFAPSLSIGAGLGVDLSPLFHNVPIGALALLGMVAYLSGVVQAPMTSFVIVGEMTEDHAMIIPLMVAAVIATACSKLIYNEGLYHALAKNFVRALGGKPEELAEVEE; encoded by the coding sequence GTGGCGATCATAGACAGCCGTTATATTCAGCATCTCTTCGGCCTGTCGCGGATCGCCTATAAGACATGGCGCCGCCGGTTTCTGTTTCTGATCGGCGGCATTTGCGTCGGTCTGGCGGCGATCGTCATGGCCTTCCTCGCCGACATCACGCAGTCCTATTTCCGGCACATGCTGAGCCTCTGGCCCTATGTGCCCTTCTTCGTGACGCCGCTTGGCTTCGGCTTCTGCGCTTATCTCGCGCGCAATTTTTTCCCCGGATCGCAGGGCAGCGGCATTCCGCAGGTGATCGCGGCGACTCAGGTCGCCGACCGAACGGCGCGGTTGCGCCTCGTGTCGCTGCGCGTCGCCTTCGGCAAGGTCCTCGTCATGATGCTTGGTTTTCTCTCCGGCGCCTCGATCGGCCGCGAGGGGCCTAGTGTGCAAGTCGGCGCCGCGATCATGGGGTCCTTCGCCTGGCTCTCACCCTATCGGCAGAACGGGCTTCTGCTCGCCGGATCTGCGGCGGGGATCGCAGCGGCCTTCAACACGCCGCTCGCAGGCATCGTCTTCGGCATCGAGGAGATGAGCCGATCGTTCGAGTCCAAGACCAACGGGCTTGTGCTCGGAGCGGTCATCGCCGCGGGCCTGACCTCGCTCGCCATCGTCGGCGACTACGCTTATTTCGGCTCGACGCCGGCGGTGCTCCCGCTTGGACCCGCTTGGGCGGTGGTGCCGGTCTGCGGCATAGCGGGGGGCTTAAGCGGCGGACTCTTCAGCCGCATTTTGATCCTCTTCGGCAATGGCCTGCCGGGCACGGTCGGCGGCTGGATCTGGCGCCATCCGATCGTCTTTGCCATTCTTTGCGGGCTCGGCGTCGCCATATGCGGATTTTTCTCGGGCGGCACCGTGCATGGCACGGGCTACGAGCAGGCCCGCGCCATCGTGCATGGCGAGAACACCCAGGCCTTTTCTTTCGCATCCTGGAAATTTTTGGCGACGATCTTTTCTTCCATCAGCGGGATTCCGGGCGGCCTTTTCGCGCCCTCTCTTTCGATCGGCGCGGGGCTTGGTGTCGACTTAAGCCCGCTCTTTCATAATGTGCCGATCGGCGCCTTGGCGCTGCTCGGCATGGTCGCCTATCTCTCCGGCGTGGTGCAGGCGCCGATGACGTCTTTCGTCATCGTCGGCGAGATGACCGAGGACCACGCGATGATCATTCCCTTGATGGTCGCAGCGGTCATTGCGACGGCCTGCTCCAAGCTCATCTACAATGAGGGGCTCTATCACGCACTGGCGAAGAATTTTGTGAGAGCTCTGGGCGGCAAGCCGGAAGAACTGGCAGAGGTCGAAGAATGA
- the aroC gene encoding chorismate synthase codes for MSHNTFGHLFRVTTFGESHGPAIGCVVDGCPPGIPLTEADIQLHLDKRKPGQSRFTTQRKEEDLVKILSGVYVDERWAEQVTTGAPIGLMIENTDQRSKDYDAIKDKYRPGHADYTYDAKYGLRDPRGGGRSSARETATRVAAGAVARKVIAGVEIRGALVQIGPHKIDRARWDWAEIDRNPFFCPDAKAAAFFEAYLDEIRKAGSSAGAVIEIVAEGVPVGWGAPIYGKLDSELAAALMSINAVKGVEIGEGFAAAALSGEENADEMRMGNDGEPIFLSNHAGGILGGISTGQPIVARFAVKPTSSILTPRQTIDRAGHDTTVSTTGRHDPCVGIRAVPVGEAMVACVLADQFLRHRGQIGG; via the coding sequence ATGTCCCACAATACATTCGGCCATCTTTTCCGCGTCACGACCTTCGGCGAAAGCCATGGGCCGGCGATCGGTTGCGTCGTCGATGGCTGTCCGCCCGGCATTCCTCTGACGGAAGCCGACATTCAGCTCCATCTCGACAAGCGCAAGCCCGGCCAGTCCCGCTTCACGACGCAGCGCAAGGAAGAGGATCTCGTGAAGATCCTGTCCGGCGTCTATGTCGACGAGCGCTGGGCCGAGCAGGTCACGACCGGCGCGCCGATCGGGCTGATGATCGAAAACACCGATCAGCGCTCCAAAGACTACGACGCGATCAAGGACAAATACCGTCCCGGCCATGCGGATTATACATACGATGCCAAATATGGCCTGCGCGACCCGCGCGGCGGCGGCCGCTCGTCGGCCCGCGAAACCGCGACCCGTGTGGCCGCCGGTGCCGTCGCGCGCAAGGTGATTGCGGGCGTCGAGATTCGCGGCGCCTTGGTGCAGATCGGACCGCATAAGATCGATCGTGCGCGTTGGGATTGGGCCGAGATCGACCGCAATCCGTTTTTTTGCCCGGACGCCAAGGCGGCGGCTTTTTTCGAAGCCTATCTCGACGAGATCCGCAAGGCCGGATCATCGGCGGGCGCGGTGATCGAGATCGTCGCCGAGGGCGTGCCGGTCGGCTGGGGCGCCCCGATTTACGGCAAGCTCGATAGCGAATTGGCCGCGGCTTTAATGTCGATCAATGCCGTGAAGGGCGTCGAAATCGGCGAGGGTTTCGCCGCCGCCGCTCTGTCGGGTGAAGAAAATGCCGATGAGATGCGCATGGGCAATGACGGCGAGCCCATCTTTCTCTCCAATCATGCCGGCGGCATTTTGGGCGGCATTTCGACGGGCCAGCCGATCGTCGCGCGCTTCGCGGTGAAACCGACCTCGTCGATCCTGACGCCGCGCCAGACCATCGACCGGGCGGGGCATGATACGACGGTTTCGACGACCGGCCGGCATGATCCTTGTGTCGGCATCAGGGCCGTGCCGGTTGGGGAAGCCATGGTCGCCTGCGTGCTGGCCGATCAGTTCCTCCGCCATCGCGGACAAATAGGCGGTTGA